A single Gammaproteobacteria bacterium DNA region contains:
- a CDS encoding thiamine pyrophosphate-dependent enzyme, with amino-acid sequence MAASQQAVSAQTSFTLDRGEAVPAVVGDPSYFLIIAGLSWSAKDVGKLTGEAPNAFLMGGGMGGAITMALGLALAQPERAVLAVFGDGECLMNVGSLSTVGFMQPKNLSMLCVDNGTYGETGNQLTHTARNADLEIIAQGCGIASTLTVHSEAQYAAATALLREDGAPRFVLLRVNDDPPRTYGRNFDAVERKQLFRRHLLS; translated from the coding sequence ATGGCAGCATCCCAACAGGCAGTAAGTGCACAGACCAGTTTCACCCTGGACCGGGGCGAGGCCGTACCGGCAGTGGTCGGTGACCCCAGTTATTTTCTGATCATCGCAGGACTCTCCTGGTCAGCCAAGGATGTTGGCAAATTGACCGGCGAGGCCCCCAACGCCTTCCTGATGGGCGGAGGTATGGGCGGTGCCATAACAATGGCGCTGGGTCTGGCCCTGGCTCAACCTGAACGGGCCGTGCTGGCGGTGTTCGGTGACGGCGAGTGTCTGATGAACGTCGGCAGCCTGTCGACGGTGGGCTTCATGCAACCGAAGAACCTCTCAATGCTGTGCGTAGACAACGGTACCTACGGCGAGACCGGTAATCAGCTGACGCACACTGCACGCAACGCCGACCTTGAAATAATCGCCCAGGGTTGCGGCATCGCCAGCACGCTGACAGTGCATTCCGAGGCGCAGTATGCGGCCGCGACCGCTCTGCTGCGCGAGGACGGTGCACCGCGGTTTGTGCTGTTGCGGGTGAACGACGACCCTCCGCGAACTTATGGGCGCAACTTCGACGCCGTCGAGCGAAAACAGCTATTCCGCCGGCATCTGCTATCCTGA
- a CDS encoding aspartate/glutamate racemase family protein produces MGKSKPTGRITIINPNSSEAVTKSIDEAVDPLRWSEGPVIDCLTLKEGPPGIETQCHVDGVVAPLSDLIRKEDATTDAFVIACFSDPGLHSAREITSSSVFGIAESAYSMALNLGEKFGVIAILRASVIRQQRYVRQLGLSERYAASLPLDTGVSGLESDTAGEHLLAVGQELIDSHGADVLILGCAGMARFRRRIAADLNVPVIDPCQAATIQAVASVRLATAA; encoded by the coding sequence ATGGGAAAATCGAAGCCCACTGGGCGAATCACTATTATCAATCCAAATTCATCTGAAGCGGTCACCAAGAGTATAGATGAAGCGGTCGATCCATTGCGGTGGTCTGAGGGCCCGGTGATTGACTGCCTGACGCTAAAAGAAGGACCGCCCGGCATTGAGACGCAATGTCATGTTGATGGGGTAGTGGCACCGTTGTCTGATCTGATACGAAAAGAGGATGCCACTACTGATGCATTCGTTATCGCCTGTTTTAGTGATCCAGGACTCCACTCTGCTCGAGAAATCACATCCAGTTCGGTGTTTGGGATCGCGGAAAGTGCTTATTCAATGGCTTTGAATTTGGGGGAGAAGTTTGGAGTGATTGCGATTCTTCGAGCATCAGTGATCCGACAACAAAGATACGTTCGCCAACTGGGATTATCGGAGCGTTATGCCGCCAGTCTGCCGTTGGATACGGGCGTCAGTGGTCTTGAAAGTGACACGGCGGGTGAACACTTACTTGCGGTTGGGCAGGAACTCATCGACAGTCATGGAGCCGACGTGCTGATTCTAGGATGTGCCGGTATGGCTCGATTTCGGCGGCGTATCGCCGCTGATCTGAATGTGCCAGTTATTGATCCCTGTCAGGCGGCAACAATACAAGCGGTCGCTTCAGTCCGTCTGGCGACGGCGGCTTAA
- a CDS encoding enoyl-CoA hydratase/isomerase family protein — translation MSELVLYERNDTVAVITLNRPERLNAMDQSMLEALNQAAQRAEQDDHIRAVVLTGSGNAFSSGFDLKAQAEHTPRGIDEWRPILRRNFDACMTFWHLAKPTVAAVHGPALAGACELAMACDITVADETAVFGEPELRFGAGIVVMLLPWMVGPKRAKEIILLGLDNISAQEAAQIGLVNRVVPKGKDLETALSIASRLSRIDQPLMAQTKQAINQAYAIMGMEQALEAALEIDIQIEGKGMPTKARFLQIVRDQGLRAAIAWRDSLTDEN, via the coding sequence ATGTCTGAACTCGTACTTTATGAACGCAACGACACCGTCGCGGTAATTACACTTAACCGTCCTGAGCGCTTGAATGCGATGGATCAGTCGATGTTGGAGGCGTTGAACCAGGCTGCCCAACGTGCAGAACAAGATGACCACATCCGTGCAGTGGTTCTGACCGGATCCGGCAATGCATTCTCCAGCGGCTTTGACCTTAAAGCTCAGGCTGAACATACCCCTCGGGGTATCGACGAATGGCGACCGATTCTGAGGCGAAACTTTGATGCCTGTATGACGTTTTGGCATCTTGCAAAGCCAACCGTAGCAGCGGTCCACGGCCCGGCGCTCGCTGGTGCCTGTGAACTGGCCATGGCCTGTGACATCACTGTCGCGGACGAGACCGCCGTTTTTGGCGAGCCGGAGCTGCGCTTTGGCGCCGGTATCGTCGTCATGTTGTTGCCCTGGATGGTCGGACCCAAGCGTGCAAAAGAGATCATCCTTCTCGGTCTGGACAATATCTCCGCTCAAGAGGCTGCACAGATCGGGTTGGTCAACCGAGTGGTACCGAAAGGCAAAGATCTTGAAACGGCATTGTCGATCGCCAGCAGACTCTCAAGGATCGACCAACCACTGATGGCTCAGACCAAGCAAGCCATTAACCAAGCTTATGCCATCATGGGCATGGAACAGGCACTCGAAGCGGCCCTCGAGATCGACATCCAAATTGAAGGTAAAGGCATGCCGACTAAAGCCCGATTTCTACAGATTGTACGAGATCAAGGGTTGCGTGCAGCCATTGCCTGGCGCGACAGCCTGACCGACGAAAATTAA
- a CDS encoding SDR family oxidoreductase, protein MDLGLTGKSAIITGGSRGIGLAIAKAFAQEGANVSICARSESPLSSAKASLDAYGTTVHSLSCDVSDPAALHDYIQAAHHALGGLNVLVNNPSGFGRTDDEAGWKISIDIDLMASVRGCWSAVPLIEKSGGGAIIHISSISGLTQSQRTPPYGAVKAALNQYTKTQALELAPRSIRVNAIAPGSIYFDGGLWDQAQTANPELYANILASIPSGRYGTPEEVAAVAVFLASERGCWVTGQTIAVDGGQML, encoded by the coding sequence ATGGACCTTGGACTTACGGGCAAAAGCGCAATTATCACCGGGGGCAGCCGTGGCATTGGTCTTGCCATAGCGAAAGCATTCGCTCAAGAAGGCGCCAACGTTTCTATCTGCGCAAGATCAGAAAGCCCTCTGTCGAGCGCGAAAGCCTCCCTTGACGCCTATGGAACCACGGTCCATTCATTATCCTGCGACGTATCAGATCCGGCGGCACTCCATGACTACATCCAGGCGGCGCATCACGCACTCGGCGGTCTGAACGTGCTGGTCAATAACCCTTCTGGGTTCGGACGTACCGACGATGAAGCGGGTTGGAAAATATCAATCGACATCGACCTGATGGCCTCGGTACGGGGCTGCTGGTCTGCAGTCCCTTTGATCGAAAAATCTGGCGGTGGTGCAATCATTCATATTTCATCGATATCGGGATTGACCCAAAGTCAACGGACTCCCCCTTACGGCGCAGTAAAAGCCGCCCTCAATCAGTACACGAAGACACAAGCCCTGGAACTCGCACCAAGATCAATTCGAGTCAACGCGATCGCCCCGGGATCGATTTATTTCGACGGTGGCCTGTGGGATCAAGCTCAAACCGCCAACCCGGAACTCTATGCGAATATTCTTGCAAGCATTCCCAGCGGACGTTACGGTACGCCCGAGGAAGTCGCTGCCGTAGCCGTGTTTCTGGCCTCGGAGCGTGGTTGCTGGGTGACAGGTCAGACCATTGCTGTAGACGGTGGCCAGATGCTGTAA
- a CDS encoding N-carbamoyl-D-amino-acid hydrolase, whose protein sequence is MARVLTVGAAQLGPIQKSENRASVVKRMESLMNAAKQKGCDLVVFPELALTTFFPRWYMTDQREIDQWFESEMPGPDTQPLFDMARQANMAFHLGYAELSVESDHTHRYNTAILVNKKGEISSKYRKIHLPGHDEFDPDRDFQHLEKRYFEVGDLGFPVWRFLGGIFGMCICNDRRWPETYRVMGLQGVEMVILGYNTPTTNSQSNEAPHVRAFHNLLSMQAGAYQNSTWVVGVAKAGNEDGHELMGGSAIIAPSGELVAQCLTLDDELVFADCDLDATIFGKQTTFDFGRHRRIEHYTLITQQNGVTLPPD, encoded by the coding sequence ATGGCTAGAGTGTTAACAGTAGGCGCAGCACAGTTGGGCCCAATTCAAAAATCCGAAAACAGAGCGAGTGTCGTCAAGCGCATGGAATCTTTGATGAACGCTGCCAAACAGAAAGGGTGTGACCTGGTGGTGTTTCCGGAGCTTGCCCTCACTACTTTTTTCCCTCGATGGTATATGACTGATCAGAGAGAGATTGATCAGTGGTTCGAATCTGAAATGCCGGGCCCGGACACTCAACCGTTGTTCGACATGGCGCGACAGGCGAATATGGCCTTTCACCTGGGTTATGCCGAGTTGTCGGTAGAATCCGATCATACCCACCGGTACAACACTGCTATCCTGGTTAACAAAAAAGGCGAAATTTCTTCCAAGTACCGAAAAATTCACCTGCCTGGTCATGATGAATTCGATCCGGACAGGGATTTTCAACATCTTGAGAAACGTTACTTTGAAGTTGGCGATCTAGGATTTCCAGTCTGGCGCTTTCTGGGTGGAATCTTTGGGATGTGCATCTGCAACGACCGTCGCTGGCCCGAAACCTATCGCGTAATGGGTCTTCAAGGAGTAGAAATGGTCATTCTCGGCTATAACACACCGACTACAAATTCCCAGTCTAATGAAGCACCCCACGTCCGTGCTTTCCACAATTTGTTGTCCATGCAGGCTGGTGCTTATCAGAACAGTACCTGGGTGGTTGGAGTTGCGAAAGCCGGCAATGAAGATGGGCATGAACTGATGGGTGGGAGCGCAATCATTGCGCCCAGCGGTGAACTGGTTGCTCAGTGTTTGACTCTAGACGACGAACTGGTGTTCGCAGACTGCGATCTCGATGCAACGATATTTGGCAAACAAACCACTTTTGATTTCGGCCGGCATCGTCGTATCGAGCACTATACCCTCATCACTCAGCAAAACGGCGTTACATTGCCGCCAGACTGA
- a CDS encoding glutathione S-transferase N-terminal domain-containing protein has product MIDLYTWTTPNGRKVSIALEELGLEYTAHPIDITQGEQHKPDFLTVSPNAKIPAIVDHDNQYSMMESGAILLYLSEKTGQLMPTDKSRYWQAMQWLMWQMAGPGPMLGQVHHFTKYNPDKSPYAQARYLKEGQRLYGVLDRHLQDRQFIVDDYSMVDIAVWPWISRFEWQTINMNDYPNIVRWYTTIAERPAVQSGYQVPKPAGSIPMPAT; this is encoded by the coding sequence CCATTGCCCTGGAAGAACTTGGACTGGAGTACACCGCCCATCCGATCGATATCACCCAAGGGGAACAGCACAAACCTGATTTTCTGACTGTTTCACCCAATGCGAAGATCCCGGCCATTGTGGATCATGACAATCAGTACTCAATGATGGAATCTGGCGCGATCCTGCTGTATCTCAGCGAAAAGACAGGACAGTTGATGCCAACAGACAAGTCGCGTTACTGGCAAGCCATGCAGTGGCTGATGTGGCAAATGGCCGGTCCGGGACCCATGCTTGGTCAAGTACATCACTTCACCAAGTACAACCCGGATAAGAGTCCATATGCCCAGGCGCGCTACCTAAAGGAGGGACAGAGGCTCTATGGTGTACTCGACCGGCATTTGCAAGACCGCCAATTTATTGTGGATGACTATTCAATGGTAGATATCGCGGTCTGGCCCTGGATCAGCCGTTTTGAATGGCAGACCATTAACATGAACGACTACCCCAATATTGTTCGATGGTATACAACCATCGCCGAGCGCCCAGCTGTACAGTCAGGCTATCAGGTCCCAAAACCCGCTGGCAGTATCCCCATGCCGGCTACATAA
- a CDS encoding class II aldolase/adducin family protein: MNKALDSTELSPDQLVKAEQVLRIELAGAYRLVDYFGWCELIYGHLTAHVPGPEPHFLINPYGLNYDEVTASNLVKIDLEGKVVEPTDHRVNEAGFIIHSAIHMQPKTQNRVVMHTHSRSGTAVAALKAGLLPISMGATIFFEDLAYHEYEGPSLYLDERERLQASLGDKKALILKNHGLVTVGATVAEAFLRLYRLERACQTQLDAAAAGELQLLDESVARKSGRDVNRFMESASDYGELEFAALLRKIDRIDDSYRH, encoded by the coding sequence ATGAACAAAGCACTGGACAGCACTGAGTTGTCACCTGACCAACTTGTCAAAGCCGAACAGGTGCTGCGTATAGAACTCGCCGGCGCTTACCGGCTGGTCGACTACTTTGGCTGGTGCGAGCTAATTTATGGTCACCTGACAGCCCACGTGCCCGGACCCGAGCCGCACTTTCTGATCAACCCATACGGGCTGAACTATGACGAAGTCACCGCGTCGAACCTAGTGAAAATCGACCTGGAGGGCAAGGTGGTGGAACCGACTGACCACCGGGTCAATGAAGCGGGCTTCATCATTCATTCAGCGATCCACATGCAGCCGAAGACCCAGAACCGCGTGGTGATGCACACGCACAGCCGATCCGGGACGGCGGTCGCCGCCTTGAAGGCCGGACTGCTGCCAATCAGCATGGGTGCAACCATCTTCTTCGAAGACCTGGCCTACCACGAATACGAAGGTCCCAGCCTGTACCTGGACGAGCGCGAGCGGTTGCAAGCCTCATTGGGCGACAAGAAGGCCCTCATCCTCAAAAACCACGGCCTGGTCACGGTCGGAGCAACCGTTGCCGAGGCGTTCCTGCGGCTTTACCGACTCGAACGTGCCTGCCAAACACAACTTGATGCGGCGGCGGCTGGTGAACTCCAACTGCTGGACGAGAGCGTGGCACGAAAGTCTGGCCGCGACGTCAACCGATTTATGGAATCGGCCAGCGACTACGGCGAGCTCGAATTCGCCGCTCTACTGCGAAAGATCGATCGGATTGACGATTCCTACCGACATTGA
- a CDS encoding phosphonopyruvate decarboxylase: MDISLFTYVPDAGHSAMINRALADPDVTSVPLATEEEGVSLLAGAHLGGSRGVLLLQSSGVGNCINMLSLTNIGRFPLLSIVSMRGDYGEQNPWQFPMGQGTQPCLEAMGTICLRVETPDDVVPTIEAAVNMAYRSDQSVALLLSQRLIGAKPF, encoded by the coding sequence ATGGACATCAGCCTGTTTACCTATGTACCCGACGCCGGTCACAGCGCCATGATCAACCGTGCACTGGCGGATCCCGATGTGACCTCGGTGCCACTCGCCACTGAGGAAGAAGGCGTGTCGCTTCTTGCCGGCGCGCACCTGGGCGGCAGTCGTGGCGTGCTGTTGTTGCAGAGCAGCGGCGTGGGTAACTGCATCAACATGCTGTCTCTGACCAATATCGGACGGTTTCCGCTGCTGTCCATCGTCAGCATGCGCGGTGATTACGGCGAACAGAATCCTTGGCAGTTTCCGATGGGCCAGGGCACCCAACCGTGCCTGGAGGCCATGGGTACAATTTGCCTGCGGGTCGAAACTCCAGACGATGTAGTGCCGACAATCGAAGCAGCGGTCAACATGGCCTACCGCTCGGATCAGTCCGTTGCCCTGTTGCTTTCGCAAAGACTGATCGGCGCCAAGCCATTCTAA